A section of the Acidobacterium capsulatum ATCC 51196 genome encodes:
- a CDS encoding amidase, with translation MNTSRRKFLGGTSLTLMSAMTGAYGMTQTTDGAKSKLPPGAPPAFATASPVGPEVNAGTFAEAEKLERVTMTEAHREEAAGSWAQAMAPLYERRTGPRKIDLPETLFPASQWNPVIPGAPVGPETNLFVPALRDPGPVPAKDEDIAYAAVWQLAHWVRTRQLTSTRLTEIYLERLHRYDGELRCVITLTSELARKQARQADAEIAAGHYRGPLHGIPWGAKDLLDTADIRTTWGAKPFEHRVPKKNAVVVERLEKAGAVLVAKLSLGALALNDVWFGGQTMNPWLPEEGSSGSSAGPGAAVAAGLVAFAIGSETEGSIVSPSMRCGVTGLRPTFGRVARTGAMTLCWSLDKLGPMARTVEDTMLVLHTISGPDAGDLDSLPSHLHYDARVPAKGIRVGYIPAWMQEAPATEVDRNVLAMLPELDMTPLEVHLPDWPYGSLNTILFAEAAASFEKITLDGQVDEMRMQTPDSWPNLFRQARFLSAVDYVQTDRLRRLVAEQMVRVFADVDVLLVPSLRDEILTLTNFTGHPSLTLRTGFVEVSEARSDWAPDPKHPLPRFNPPRRVPHGVTFIGKLFDEGTVARAGLAVEHKLNVWQERPAGF, from the coding sequence ATGAATACTTCTCGACGCAAATTTCTGGGTGGCACATCGCTGACGCTGATGAGCGCCATGACGGGAGCCTATGGAATGACTCAAACAACGGATGGTGCCAAGAGCAAGCTGCCGCCGGGAGCACCACCAGCCTTTGCGACGGCCTCGCCGGTGGGCCCCGAGGTAAACGCCGGAACTTTTGCCGAGGCGGAAAAGCTGGAACGCGTAACGATGACAGAAGCGCATCGCGAAGAGGCTGCCGGGAGCTGGGCGCAGGCGATGGCTCCGCTGTATGAGCGACGCACCGGGCCGCGAAAGATCGATTTGCCGGAGACACTATTCCCTGCCTCGCAGTGGAATCCAGTGATTCCGGGAGCGCCGGTGGGGCCGGAGACGAACTTGTTTGTTCCTGCGCTACGGGACCCTGGACCGGTGCCGGCCAAGGATGAGGACATTGCTTATGCCGCCGTCTGGCAACTGGCGCACTGGGTGAGGACGCGGCAACTGACTTCGACCCGGCTGACGGAGATCTATCTGGAACGTCTGCACAGATATGACGGCGAGCTGCGCTGCGTGATTACGCTGACGTCGGAGCTGGCGCGGAAGCAGGCGCGACAGGCCGATGCGGAGATTGCCGCGGGACACTATCGCGGACCTCTGCATGGAATTCCGTGGGGAGCGAAGGACCTGCTGGACACGGCGGATATTCGGACGACATGGGGCGCGAAGCCCTTTGAGCATCGCGTGCCGAAGAAGAATGCCGTGGTGGTGGAGCGGCTGGAAAAGGCCGGAGCCGTACTGGTGGCCAAGCTGAGCCTGGGCGCGCTGGCGCTCAATGATGTGTGGTTTGGCGGGCAGACGATGAATCCGTGGCTGCCGGAAGAGGGATCGTCCGGCTCAAGCGCGGGACCTGGCGCGGCCGTGGCCGCCGGGCTGGTAGCGTTTGCGATTGGCAGTGAAACCGAGGGCAGCATTGTGAGCCCGAGCATGCGCTGCGGCGTGACGGGACTGCGGCCGACTTTTGGGCGCGTGGCGAGGACTGGAGCGATGACGCTCTGCTGGTCGCTCGACAAGCTGGGTCCGATGGCCCGCACCGTGGAAGACACGATGCTGGTGCTGCACACGATCAGCGGACCGGATGCGGGGGATCTCGATTCCCTGCCGAGCCATTTGCACTATGACGCGCGCGTACCGGCAAAAGGTATCCGTGTGGGTTACATTCCGGCGTGGATGCAGGAGGCACCGGCAACCGAGGTGGACAGGAATGTGCTGGCGATGCTGCCGGAGCTGGATATGACACCGCTGGAGGTGCATCTGCCGGACTGGCCTTATGGGTCGCTCAACACGATTCTGTTTGCCGAAGCGGCGGCCTCGTTTGAAAAGATCACGCTCGACGGGCAGGTGGATGAGATGCGGATGCAGACGCCGGACTCGTGGCCGAATCTCTTCCGGCAGGCGCGCTTTCTCTCTGCGGTGGATTACGTGCAGACAGACCGGCTGCGGAGGCTGGTGGCCGAGCAGATGGTGCGTGTATTCGCTGACGTGGATGTGCTGCTGGTGCCTTCATTGCGGGATGAGATTCTGACGCTGACGAACTTTACGGGGCATCCTTCGCTGACGCTGCGCACGGGGTTTGTGGAAGTGTCAGAGGCGCGGAGCGACTGGGCGCCCGATCCGAAGCATCCGCTGCCGCGCTTTAATCCGCCGCGCCGTGTGCCGCATGGGGTGACCTTCATCGGCAAACTGTTCGACGAGGGTACCGTGGCCCGCGCAGGGCTGGCGGTGGAGCACAAATTGAATGTGTGGCAGGAGCGGCCTGCGGGCTTCTAA
- a CDS encoding cold-shock protein, producing the protein MEQGTVKWFNDAKGFGFLSRQGGEDVFVHYTAIKTNGFRSLQEGQAVQFDVVKGPKGWQADNVQVL; encoded by the coding sequence ATGGAACAAGGAACAGTAAAGTGGTTTAACGATGCGAAGGGCTTCGGATTTCTGAGCCGCCAGGGTGGTGAGGACGTTTTTGTTCACTACACCGCCATCAAGACGAATGGCTTTCGCTCGCTGCAGGAAGGCCAGGCAGTGCAGTTTGACGTTGTGAAGGGCCCCAAGGGCTGGCAGGCGGACAACGTCCAGGTTCTGTAA
- a CDS encoding Ig-like domain repeat protein: protein MLSHSASFWRPGSRRSAASKMPRLFFGLFSIVALLLFGAFGAQAQSAFDFASAASPQPVGQATAAQSITVTDTLSGSESVSTVEVLTRGVSGLDFANAGGTCSGANLLQNQTCTVSVTFTPAAPGLRKGAIVLLDSSNNVIGTTYIYGYGLGPLGVFTPGTISTAAGSGIYTVYNDNQISKNGDLDQPSAVAIDGAGNLYIADSLHNVIREVTPSGGSYYNGTMATIAGTSSPGYTGDGGQAVNATLSDPRGLAIDGAGNLYIADTGNNVIREINAATHIITTIAGTGTAGPGGNGPALSATLNAPQGVAVDPSGNVYVADTGNNLIREISGGQITTIAGDGYTDSNHNGRFTGDGGPATSASLNRPLAVAFDSSGNIYIADSQNNRVREVFTSGAQSGNITTYAGSSSVGYGGDNGPATSAALYTPSGLAFDPAGNLYISDTQNERIRKVYASGTSAGDITTVAGNGNLDYTGDGAAATTAAIYDPLGLAIDGQGNLFIAAALNQRIREVSATPVELTVPSNSPVRISQASAVFKQDIENDGNSPLSIASITPDANASYSANDTTCSTTSPVSVDTTCAIGAQFAPTGSNLGLETGHITVADNASNTPQVIDITGTAESINAVTITITGTPNPAIYQQNIAFTINVGSAPSTGIPSGTVTILSDGAQIGTATLDANGNATFSTSSLPIGTHTITVNYPGDSVHEKGTQTYSQVVLPPTQIQITSSTPGNTAVYGTNVTFTAAFSGENGGPVPTGNVTFTANNQTYAVPIGTNGTASVSISNLPVGTDKVTASYAGDASNPASSASLNEVITAIQTSLQLLASNTAPTYGSDVIFTATVTPAPTGTGAESVSFYDSATCTGTLLGTGVVGSGQAAITTNALPAGPDTVCAKYSGDSIDATSTALVTVTVAKLQPAMALAASPASPSLAGTALTFTAKLTGASTPPSGQVSFTANGNALGSAVTLVNGVATLSGVSLQPGAYTIAASYAGDSNNLSATASVPYSSTQAQTAVAITPDPAAGIAGLPVHLTARVAVTSSAGVTGSGGTPTGTLQFYRNGAALGAPQSLVNGVASFATPAFDPGTYAITATYSGDKNNAGSNSASDPLTVVQAKTSVALTSSSPNNTSVATLPVTFTATVKNQDGGPVPSGNVIFSDGGTTLATVALNSSGVAIFTTSSLTVGTHSIVAAYASSTDDAGSQSNTIAQVVQPIPTSVTLGTSLSTATTAQQVILVASVTGNPAQPVPSGTVEYFSGSTKLGYGTVNASGVATFSPVLNPGTYTLTAQYQPNDNIHAPSTSQQITLTITPGNGFIFLPDSSSFTLTSGQNKTLSFTLQSNDNFTDTIDFGCAALPPGVTCQFSQPNVALAANGTATETVTIDTASPLSSGTQARLDQNNSSGTVLAGIFLPLGLVFGFLFLRGRKRNTALFTVMLLLMLAGTTFIVTGCGGVNFTGAAPGSYTFQIVGTGENTHVTRSINVSMTVTK from the coding sequence ATGCTTTCTCACTCTGCTTCGTTCTGGCGTCCGGGTTCCCGGCGCAGTGCCGCTTCCAAGATGCCGCGGCTGTTCTTCGGCCTCTTCTCGATCGTCGCTCTCCTGCTCTTCGGTGCCTTCGGCGCGCAGGCGCAGAGCGCCTTCGATTTCGCCTCCGCTGCCTCGCCGCAACCTGTCGGCCAGGCCACCGCGGCTCAATCGATCACCGTGACCGACACGCTCTCAGGCAGCGAATCCGTTTCCACGGTAGAGGTGCTCACGCGTGGCGTCTCAGGGCTCGACTTCGCCAACGCCGGCGGCACCTGCAGCGGGGCCAATCTCCTGCAGAATCAGACCTGTACCGTCAGCGTGACCTTCACTCCTGCCGCGCCGGGACTGCGCAAGGGAGCTATCGTGCTTCTGGACAGCAGCAACAATGTCATTGGCACAACCTACATTTACGGCTACGGCCTGGGACCGCTGGGAGTCTTCACACCTGGAACCATTTCCACCGCCGCTGGTTCGGGCATTTACACCGTCTACAACGACAATCAGATTTCCAAAAACGGTGACCTCGATCAGCCCTCCGCCGTTGCCATCGACGGAGCCGGAAACCTCTACATTGCCGACAGCCTCCACAACGTCATCCGCGAGGTCACGCCCTCCGGCGGCAGCTATTACAACGGAACCATGGCCACCATCGCTGGGACTTCTTCGCCCGGCTACACCGGCGACGGCGGCCAGGCAGTCAACGCCACCCTGAGCGACCCGCGCGGCCTCGCCATTGACGGGGCGGGCAATCTCTACATTGCAGACACCGGCAACAACGTCATTCGTGAAATCAACGCCGCCACCCACATCATCACCACCATTGCGGGCACCGGCACGGCTGGCCCCGGCGGCAATGGACCCGCTCTCTCGGCCACGCTCAACGCACCGCAGGGCGTTGCCGTCGATCCTTCCGGCAACGTCTACGTCGCCGACACCGGCAACAATCTCATCCGCGAGATCTCCGGCGGCCAGATCACCACTATCGCGGGCGACGGATACACCGACTCCAATCACAACGGCCGCTTCACCGGCGACGGAGGCCCAGCCACCTCGGCCAGCCTCAACCGTCCGCTCGCCGTAGCCTTTGACAGCAGCGGCAACATCTACATCGCCGATTCCCAGAACAACCGCGTCCGCGAAGTCTTCACCTCAGGCGCGCAGTCCGGCAACATCACCACCTATGCGGGCAGCAGCAGCGTCGGCTATGGCGGCGACAACGGCCCCGCCACCAGCGCGGCTCTCTATACGCCTTCAGGGCTTGCCTTTGATCCTGCCGGCAATCTCTACATCTCTGACACGCAAAACGAGCGCATCCGCAAGGTCTACGCCTCGGGCACCAGCGCTGGCGATATTACCACCGTGGCAGGGAACGGGAATCTGGACTACACCGGCGACGGAGCCGCCGCCACCACCGCTGCCATTTATGACCCGCTCGGCCTCGCCATCGACGGCCAGGGCAATCTCTTTATTGCGGCCGCGCTCAACCAGCGCATCCGCGAGGTTTCCGCCACTCCGGTCGAACTCACTGTGCCAAGTAACTCTCCGGTCCGCATCAGCCAGGCCTCGGCCGTGTTCAAGCAAGACATTGAAAACGACGGCAACAGTCCGCTCAGCATCGCCAGCATCACGCCTGACGCCAACGCCTCGTACAGCGCCAACGACACCACCTGCTCCACCACTTCGCCAGTGAGCGTGGACACCACCTGCGCCATCGGCGCGCAGTTTGCCCCCACCGGCTCCAACCTGGGCCTCGAAACCGGCCACATCACCGTCGCTGACAATGCCTCCAACACGCCGCAGGTCATCGACATCACCGGCACGGCCGAGTCCATCAACGCCGTCACCATCACCATTACCGGCACTCCTAATCCCGCGATTTATCAGCAGAACATCGCCTTCACCATCAATGTGGGCTCCGCGCCCTCGACTGGAATCCCCAGCGGAACCGTCACCATCCTCTCTGACGGCGCGCAGATCGGCACCGCGACGCTCGACGCCAACGGCAACGCCACCTTCTCCACCAGCAGCCTCCCCATCGGCACGCACACCATCACCGTGAACTATCCCGGCGACTCAGTCCACGAGAAGGGAACTCAGACCTACTCGCAGGTTGTCCTGCCGCCCACGCAGATTCAGATCACCTCCAGCACACCCGGCAACACTGCCGTTTACGGCACCAATGTCACCTTCACGGCGGCATTCAGCGGCGAAAACGGAGGTCCCGTGCCGACCGGCAACGTCACCTTCACGGCCAACAACCAGACCTACGCTGTGCCCATCGGCACCAATGGAACCGCCTCGGTCAGCATCAGCAATCTCCCCGTCGGCACCGACAAGGTGACCGCCAGTTATGCGGGAGACGCCAGCAACCCGGCCAGCAGCGCCAGTCTCAACGAGGTCATCACCGCCATTCAGACGTCGCTCCAGTTGCTCGCCTCCAACACGGCACCCACCTACGGCAGCGACGTTATCTTCACCGCAACCGTCACACCCGCTCCCACCGGAACCGGCGCCGAATCCGTCTCCTTCTACGATTCCGCCACCTGCACCGGCACGCTGCTCGGTACCGGAGTCGTCGGCTCCGGGCAGGCCGCCATCACCACCAATGCGCTGCCTGCGGGCCCTGACACCGTGTGCGCCAAATACTCCGGCGACTCCATCGATGCCACCTCAACGGCACTCGTAACCGTCACGGTGGCAAAGCTGCAACCAGCCATGGCGCTAGCCGCATCTCCGGCCAGCCCTTCGCTTGCCGGAACCGCCCTGACCTTCACCGCGAAGCTCACCGGCGCATCCACGCCGCCCAGCGGCCAGGTTAGCTTTACTGCTAATGGCAACGCCTTAGGCAGCGCCGTCACTCTCGTCAATGGAGTCGCCACACTCTCCGGTGTCTCCCTGCAGCCCGGCGCATACACCATCGCGGCCTCCTACGCGGGCGATTCCAACAACCTGAGCGCCACCGCGTCGGTTCCTTACTCCTCCACGCAAGCACAGACCGCTGTGGCTATCACTCCCGATCCTGCCGCTGGCATCGCGGGCCTCCCCGTCCATCTAACCGCGCGAGTCGCCGTCACCTCTTCAGCCGGAGTCACGGGTTCCGGCGGCACGCCCACCGGCACCCTGCAGTTCTACCGCAACGGAGCCGCGCTGGGAGCGCCGCAATCGCTCGTCAACGGTGTCGCTTCTTTCGCAACGCCTGCCTTCGATCCCGGCACTTATGCCATCACCGCAACCTATTCCGGAGACAAAAACAACGCAGGCAGCAACTCGGCCTCCGATCCGTTGACCGTGGTGCAGGCCAAAACCTCCGTCGCTCTCACCTCGTCATCTCCCAATAACACCAGCGTGGCCACCCTGCCGGTCACCTTCACTGCGACAGTCAAAAATCAGGATGGAGGCCCGGTCCCCTCCGGCAATGTCATCTTCTCTGATGGTGGAACGACCCTCGCCACCGTCGCCCTTAACAGTTCCGGCGTCGCCATCTTCACTACGTCGAGCCTCACGGTGGGCACGCACTCCATTGTGGCGGCTTACGCCAGCAGCACAGATGATGCTGGCTCGCAGTCCAACACCATCGCACAGGTCGTGCAGCCCATTCCCACCAGCGTGACGCTCGGCACGTCACTCTCCACCGCCACCACCGCGCAGCAGGTCATCCTCGTCGCCAGCGTCACCGGCAATCCTGCCCAGCCGGTTCCCAGCGGAACCGTCGAATACTTCAGCGGATCCACCAAGCTCGGCTACGGAACCGTTAATGCCAGCGGCGTCGCCACCTTCTCTCCTGTGTTGAACCCCGGCACCTACACACTCACGGCGCAATACCAGCCCAACGACAACATCCACGCGCCATCGACCTCGCAGCAAATTACGCTCACCATTACGCCGGGCAATGGCTTTATTTTCCTGCCTGACAGCAGCAGCTTCACCCTCACGTCCGGCCAGAATAAAACCCTGAGCTTCACTCTCCAGTCCAACGACAATTTCACTGACACCATCGATTTCGGTTGCGCCGCGCTGCCCCCCGGTGTCACCTGCCAGTTTTCGCAGCCCAACGTGGCTCTGGCCGCCAACGGAACCGCGACCGAAACAGTAACAATCGACACCGCCTCGCCGCTCAGCAGCGGCACCCAGGCTCGTCTGGACCAGAACAACTCCTCGGGCACCGTACTCGCCGGCATCTTCCTGCCCCTTGGACTGGTCTTCGGCTTCCTCTTCCTGCGTGGACGCAAGCGCAACACCGCGCTCTTCACCGTGATGCTGCTCCTCATGCTGGCCGGAACCACATTCATCGTCACCGGTTGCGGAGGCGTCAACTTCACGGGAGCCGCTCCCGGTTCCTATACTTTCCAGATCGTAGGCACTGGAGAAAATACCCACGTGACGCGCAGCATTAACGTATCCATGACGGTAACGAAATAA